A stretch of Onychomys torridus chromosome 2, mOncTor1.1, whole genome shotgun sequence DNA encodes these proteins:
- the Hemgn gene encoding hemogen: MDVGKDGSPLKFPQTPEPHPRRAHAPDVIGTWSLRNREQLRKRKAEAQEKQTSQWNFGEQKKRKCQRTGKGNPRGQKRQRSTEARAQPQSQTEKQRMQKALEPAEDEMEHPVSPVTEALPLVLCPPKAVPAAYFSETHQESIQCQDLAIQNHSQAHRHRAKPEDLSANTYPERAVLQYSSKMCPDEPEVLSPEMCQETSVPQNHSSKVPQDMAGPEVLSPKMCQETSVPQNHSSKAPQDMAGPEVLSPKMFQETAVPQNLSSKVPQDMAGPEVLSLKMCQIPAVLREHTWKMCQDVARPAVSSKTHQEMAAVPWTTLGDAVGPERSSPEAPLQSDVPEGCPRDTCPKSVTPEKTSQADQAMVVTEGCFSKTQECTVSEDISSKTHQEAVEPEFIFHETYRPTEPTVSSHKTIQDSPGPEDHSPETCQPMSGLEYYSPETCHEMSGPEDLSIKTSENRDGPKDHLSEHTQEAGGAQGQDPNAQQDSEGACAFSQEMKEKDEANQEPGTPSSPQGPQEICPEDNTYSYVLS, translated from the exons ATGGACGTGGGAAAGGATGGATCTCCTCTGAAGTTCCCCCAAACACCTGAACCTCATCCACGGAGAGCCCATGCTCCAG ATGTCATTGGAACCTGGAGTTTGAGAAACAGAGAACAactcaggaagagaaaagctgaaGCCCAGGAGAAGCAGACGTCACAATGGAACTTTGG agaacagaaaaaacGCAAGTGTCaaagaacaggaaaaggaaacccaagaggccagaagagacagAGGAGCACAGAGGCGAGGGCACAGCCTCAGTCAcaaacagagaagcaaaggatgCAGAAAGCGTTGGAACCTGCTGAGGACGAAATGGAGCACCCTGTAAGCCCTGTGACTGAAGCCCTCCCACTGGTGCTGTGTCCCCCAAAAGCTGTGCCTGCAGCATACTTTTCTGAAACACACCAAGAAAGCATTCAGTGCCAGGATCTAGCAATACAGAACCATTctcaagcacacagacacagggcCAAACCTGAAGACCTCTCTGCTAACACGTACCCAGAAAGAGCTGTACTTCAATATTCTTCTAAAATGTGCCCAGATGAACCCGAGGTGCTCTCTCCTGAAATGTGCCAGGAAACATCTGTTCCCCAAAACCATTCTTCCAAAGTACCCCAAGATATGGCTGGGCCTGAGGTGCTCTCTCCTAAAATGTGCCAGGAAACATCTGTTCCCCAAAACCATTCTTCCAAAGCACCCCAAGATATGGCTGGACCTGAG GTGCTTTCTCCTAAAATGTTCCAGGAAACAGCTGTGCCCCAAAACCTTTCTTCCAAAGTACCTCAAGATATGGCTGGACCCGAGGTGCTCTCTCTTAAAATGTGCCAAATACCAGCTGTGCTTCGAGAGCATACATGGAAAATGTGCCAAGATGTGGCCAGACCTGCAGTCTCCTCGAAAACACATCAAGAGATGGCGGCTGTTCCCTGGACAACACTTGGAGATGCTGTTGGCCCAGAGAGAAGCTCTCCTGAAGCACCCCTCCAGTCAGATGTGCCTGAAGGCTGTCCACGTGATACATGCCCCAAATCAGTCACCCCAGAGAAAACTTCCCAAGCAGATCAGGCAATGGTTGTGACCGAAGGCTGCTTCTCTAAAACACAAGAATGCACTGTGTCTGAAGACATTTCTTCAAAAACACACCAAGAAGCAGTTGAACCTGAATTCATTTTTCATGAGACCTACAGACCCACTGAGCCTACAGTCTCCTCTCATAAAACAATTCAAGACTCACCTGGGCCTGAAGACCATTCACCGGAAACATGTCAACCAATGTCTGGGCTTGAGTACTACTCCCCTGAAACCTGCCATGAAATGTCTGGGCCTGAAGACCTCTCCATCAAGACCAGTGAGAACAGGGATGGGCCCAAAGACCACCTTTCAGAACACACCCAGGAAGCAGGTGGGGCCCAAGGACAGGACCCTAATGCCCAGCAGGACAGTGAGGGCGCTTGTGCTTTCTCTCAAG aaatgaaggaaaaagacGAAGCAAATCAAGAGCCAGGAACACCGTCAAGTCCACAGGGTCCTCAAGAGATCTGTCCGGAAGACAACACCTATAGCTATGTTCTGTCTTAA
- the Trmo gene encoding tRNA (adenine(37)-N6)-methyltransferase isoform X2, with the protein MGLEQFSHVWILFVFHKNGHLNYKAKVQPPRLNGAKTGVFSTRSPHRPNAIGLTLAKLEKVEGGAVYLSGIDMIHGTPVLDIKPYIADYDSPQNLEPLEDFNMQNNCHKPRAASQADGTADSCDQRLLSGCGKAQHCQSAEEKLKCLEDRTPEENSQKSRDSTETQHIVPEDGERTVDLVLESSRGDSVGMSEEQLGPQDLKSFLNEGTDRSRNVEQALALQGSSAETPWASCRAGTADRAPCSVVPTWVKEAPAASLQVRFTPHADMDLRKLSSGDAGQMSFKYFQSTEEAKCAIEAVLSADPRSVYRRKLCQDRLFFFTIDTAHVTCWFGEGFAEVLRIKLASEPVEMTDPEESLVALGS; encoded by the exons ATGGGCCTAGAACAGTTTTCTCATGTTTG gattttgtttgtttttcacaaaaATGGCCATTTGAACTACAAGGCAAAAGTGCAGCCACCTAGGTTGAATGGGGCAAAGACCGGAGTGTTTTCCACAAGGAGCCCACATCGCCCTAATGCCATAGGACTGACGCTGGCCAAGCTGGAGAAGGTGGAAG GGGGCGCTGTGTACCTGTCTGGAATTGACATGATCCATGGCACACCTGTGCTAGACATAAAGCCCTACATTGCTGACTATGACTCACCACAGAACTTGGAGCCTTTGGAGGACTTTAATATGCAGAATAACTGCCATAAGCCGAGGGCTGCGTCCCAGGCTGATGGCACAGCTGACAGTTGTGACCAGCGCCTGCTCTCAGGGTGTGGGAAAGCACAGCACTGCCAGAGCGCTGAGGAGAAACTGAAATGCCTTGAAGACAGAACCCCAGAAGAAAACTCCCAGAAGTCTAGAGACAGTACAGAAACCCAGCACATTGTACCTGAGGACGGAGAGAGAACAGTGGATTTGGTGCTGGAATCAAGCAGAGGTGACAGTGTGGGTATGTCTGAAGAGCAGCTTGGCCCACAGGATCTGAAGAGCTTTCTGAACGAAGGCACAGATAGGTCAAGGAACGTGGAACAAGCCTTGGCCCTGCAGGGGAGCAGTGCAGAGACACCATGGGCTTCTTGCCGTGCCGGGACTGCTGATAGAGCGCCCTGCAGTGTCGTCCCCACTTGGGTGAAGGAGGCTCCTGCCGCCTCTTTACAAGTCCGGTTTACTCCTCATGCAGACATGGACCTGAGGAAGCTCAGTTCAGGAG ATGCCGGTCAGATGTCATTTAAATACTTTCAGTCCACAGAGGAAGCCAAGTGTGCCATTGAGGCTGTGCTGTCGGCAGACCCTCGGTCTGTGTACCGAAGGAAGCTCTGTCAGGACCGCCTTTTCTTCTTCACGATCGACACAGCACATGTCACGTGCTGGTTTGGCGAAGGCTTTGCTGAGGTTCTGCGGATTAAACTGGCTTCTGAGCCTGTTGAGATGACTGACCCTGAGGAGTCCTTGGTGGCTCTGGGGTCTTGA
- the Trmo gene encoding tRNA (adenine(37)-N6)-methyltransferase isoform X3, giving the protein MFGGAVYLSGIDMIHGTPVLDIKPYIADYDSPQNLEPLEDFNMQNNCHKPRAASQADGTADSCDQRLLSGCGKAQHCQSAEEKLKCLEDRTPEENSQKSRDSTETQHIVPEDGERTVDLVLESSRGDSVGMSEEQLGPQDLKSFLNEGTDRSRNVEQALALQGSSAETPWASCRAGTADRAPCSVVPTWVKEAPAASLQVRFTPHADMDLRKLSSGDAGQMSFKYFQSTEEAKCAIEAVLSADPRSVYRRKLCQDRLFFFTIDTAHVTCWFGEGFAEVLRIKLASEPVEMTDPEESLVALGS; this is encoded by the exons ATGTTTG GGGGCGCTGTGTACCTGTCTGGAATTGACATGATCCATGGCACACCTGTGCTAGACATAAAGCCCTACATTGCTGACTATGACTCACCACAGAACTTGGAGCCTTTGGAGGACTTTAATATGCAGAATAACTGCCATAAGCCGAGGGCTGCGTCCCAGGCTGATGGCACAGCTGACAGTTGTGACCAGCGCCTGCTCTCAGGGTGTGGGAAAGCACAGCACTGCCAGAGCGCTGAGGAGAAACTGAAATGCCTTGAAGACAGAACCCCAGAAGAAAACTCCCAGAAGTCTAGAGACAGTACAGAAACCCAGCACATTGTACCTGAGGACGGAGAGAGAACAGTGGATTTGGTGCTGGAATCAAGCAGAGGTGACAGTGTGGGTATGTCTGAAGAGCAGCTTGGCCCACAGGATCTGAAGAGCTTTCTGAACGAAGGCACAGATAGGTCAAGGAACGTGGAACAAGCCTTGGCCCTGCAGGGGAGCAGTGCAGAGACACCATGGGCTTCTTGCCGTGCCGGGACTGCTGATAGAGCGCCCTGCAGTGTCGTCCCCACTTGGGTGAAGGAGGCTCCTGCCGCCTCTTTACAAGTCCGGTTTACTCCTCATGCAGACATGGACCTGAGGAAGCTCAGTTCAGGAG ATGCCGGTCAGATGTCATTTAAATACTTTCAGTCCACAGAGGAAGCCAAGTGTGCCATTGAGGCTGTGCTGTCGGCAGACCCTCGGTCTGTGTACCGAAGGAAGCTCTGTCAGGACCGCCTTTTCTTCTTCACGATCGACACAGCACATGTCACGTGCTGGTTTGGCGAAGGCTTTGCTGAGGTTCTGCGGATTAAACTGGCTTCTGAGCCTGTTGAGATGACTGACCCTGAGGAGTCCTTGGTGGCTCTGGGGTCTTGA
- the Trmo gene encoding tRNA (adenine(37)-N6)-methyltransferase isoform X1, with the protein MRSLAECAAPCGCAQPALETGNLYTEPIGYLESCFTAKNGTPRQPSICSHSRACLKIRKSIFNNPEHSLMGLEQFSHVWILFVFHKNGHLNYKAKVQPPRLNGAKTGVFSTRSPHRPNAIGLTLAKLEKVEGGAVYLSGIDMIHGTPVLDIKPYIADYDSPQNLEPLEDFNMQNNCHKPRAASQADGTADSCDQRLLSGCGKAQHCQSAEEKLKCLEDRTPEENSQKSRDSTETQHIVPEDGERTVDLVLESSRGDSVGMSEEQLGPQDLKSFLNEGTDRSRNVEQALALQGSSAETPWASCRAGTADRAPCSVVPTWVKEAPAASLQVRFTPHADMDLRKLSSGDAGQMSFKYFQSTEEAKCAIEAVLSADPRSVYRRKLCQDRLFFFTIDTAHVTCWFGEGFAEVLRIKLASEPVEMTDPEESLVALGS; encoded by the exons ATGCGCAGCTTGGCGGAGTGTGCAGCCCCGTGCGGCTGCGCTCAGCCGGCCCTGGAGACAG GAAATCTTTACACTGAGCCAATAGGCTACTTGGAATCATGTTTCACCGCCAAGAATGGTACTCCAAGGCAGCCATCCATCTGTAGCCACTCCAGAGCCTGTTTGAAGATCAGAAAGAGCATCTTTAATAATCCTGAACATTCCTTGATGGGCCTAGAACAGTTTTCTCATGTTTG gattttgtttgtttttcacaaaaATGGCCATTTGAACTACAAGGCAAAAGTGCAGCCACCTAGGTTGAATGGGGCAAAGACCGGAGTGTTTTCCACAAGGAGCCCACATCGCCCTAATGCCATAGGACTGACGCTGGCCAAGCTGGAGAAGGTGGAAG GGGGCGCTGTGTACCTGTCTGGAATTGACATGATCCATGGCACACCTGTGCTAGACATAAAGCCCTACATTGCTGACTATGACTCACCACAGAACTTGGAGCCTTTGGAGGACTTTAATATGCAGAATAACTGCCATAAGCCGAGGGCTGCGTCCCAGGCTGATGGCACAGCTGACAGTTGTGACCAGCGCCTGCTCTCAGGGTGTGGGAAAGCACAGCACTGCCAGAGCGCTGAGGAGAAACTGAAATGCCTTGAAGACAGAACCCCAGAAGAAAACTCCCAGAAGTCTAGAGACAGTACAGAAACCCAGCACATTGTACCTGAGGACGGAGAGAGAACAGTGGATTTGGTGCTGGAATCAAGCAGAGGTGACAGTGTGGGTATGTCTGAAGAGCAGCTTGGCCCACAGGATCTGAAGAGCTTTCTGAACGAAGGCACAGATAGGTCAAGGAACGTGGAACAAGCCTTGGCCCTGCAGGGGAGCAGTGCAGAGACACCATGGGCTTCTTGCCGTGCCGGGACTGCTGATAGAGCGCCCTGCAGTGTCGTCCCCACTTGGGTGAAGGAGGCTCCTGCCGCCTCTTTACAAGTCCGGTTTACTCCTCATGCAGACATGGACCTGAGGAAGCTCAGTTCAGGAG ATGCCGGTCAGATGTCATTTAAATACTTTCAGTCCACAGAGGAAGCCAAGTGTGCCATTGAGGCTGTGCTGTCGGCAGACCCTCGGTCTGTGTACCGAAGGAAGCTCTGTCAGGACCGCCTTTTCTTCTTCACGATCGACACAGCACATGTCACGTGCTGGTTTGGCGAAGGCTTTGCTGAGGTTCTGCGGATTAAACTGGCTTCTGAGCCTGTTGAGATGACTGACCCTGAGGAGTCCTTGGTGGCTCTGGGGTCTTGA